In one Lolium rigidum isolate FL_2022 chromosome 3, APGP_CSIRO_Lrig_0.1, whole genome shotgun sequence genomic region, the following are encoded:
- the LOC124696515 gene encoding putative disease resistance protein RGA1 produces MATVGGMLASSIIKVVIGQIGSTIGGEIKLHWNMKKDLENMKKTLEAVEAVLSDAERQSVTDNSALLWLKRLKDAMYDISDMLDDFEADTNLWSATMNKIKMPRKMKKMQKRLDKIADDRSNYRVLPENCTEEKQVPDTRETAGNVEEVEIIGRTNEKLEILDRICGSTTQETTILPICGIGGIGKTTLARLVFSDPEFKEYSRVWVYVSQKFELKKIGNTIISQLSPGSPISDDLHSIHTRLRELFAGTRILVILDDLWENKTSHLHELKAMLKQGDGSKVLVVVTTREKSIAQEIGTVDLFELPPLSDQMCWDILKVKSMFEARQDKERLKPIGEEIARKCGGVALAAQSLGHMLKSKTYDVWDSIRSNHIWNLATSKETSSTHEVLASLLLSYNFMHPHLKLCFAYCAIYPKGHNMNTYDLIHQWIALGFVEPSSTFSTWQLGESYIMKLLEMSFLQHSKIDTGYLKRGTDGTLVIMHDLVHDLARSVMADEYNLEGSNCRYAWLADCREPLKSSTNSPTKIRALHFADNLWVRVLNSDAFSPAKHVRVLDLCAGEMHEMTDSIGQLKQLRYLSFSCGEVPINPKVIGMLSKLNYLRIYSRGLRILPESIGEIKGLMHLDLSGCSNLKELPLSLVKIRELLYLDLSGCVGVSGIPKALGGLTKLQHLSLLACKNLRGLPDAIPNLTELRYLNLSRCLFFMFDKSGNQAESFIDRICTLPNMKQLDLSCNQYPLMIPDSASHLTKLVLDECYQILRLPECVENIHFGVSGRNFSVYAGDISSNIHILEHASVAELSISRLENVKSPEEAHSVNLSEKHTIRDLTLLWTNGANRSVDDMKLLTELVPPTTLKTFKIGGYCSVGFPGWLMNISNHLPNLVKLTMQDLPNCKSLPPFGQLPNLREISLNGMKSLEEWDTSYLSDEKSVNELKELCIYDCPKLRIRPHLPRATSWFIRNSDIVLLPQRESMPHIDCLTVTAGDSNMPLHKWGFLHHLLSLRYLRIEGCSDLTISPEISGALHSLKSLVIHECSHAKLEGLFGELISLQELSIWDYKKLEELPKWLGELALLKKLKIESCRAIMTLPESIQELANLHELEIRGCSPGLMTWCYAEENRRKLAHIKHKASRVAFEWRGFSV; encoded by the exons ATGGCGACGGTCGGGGGTATGCTCGCCTCTTCCATCATCAAGGTGGTGATTGGACAGATCGGTTCCACCATCGGAGGCGAGATCAAGCTGCACTGGAACATGAAGAAGGATCTCGAGAATATGAAGAAGACGCTAGAGGCGGTGGAGGCTGTGCTCAGCGACGCCGAGAGGCAGTCTGTCACCGATAACTCGGCGCTTTTGTGGTTGAAGCGTCTCAAGGACGCCATGTACGACATCTCCGACATGCTTGATGACTTTGAAGCTGACACCAACCTG TGGTCAGCTACAATGAATAAGATTAAGATGCCACgtaagatgaagaagatgcaaaagCGCCTAGATAAGATAGCAGATGATCGTAGCAATTACCGTGTTCTACCAGAAAATTGCACCGAGGAGAAGCAAGTTCCTGATACCCGGGAGACAGCCGGGAATGTGGAGGAAGTAGAAATCATCGGAAGGACCAATGAAAAGCTGGAAATCTTGGATCGTATATGTGGGAGCACCACTCAAGAGACCACCATCCTTCCCATATGTGGCATTGGAGGCATTGGAAAAACCACCTTAGCGAGATTAGTTTTCAGTGATCCTGAGTTCAAAGAATACTCTCGGGTGTGGGTCTACGTATCCCAGAAATTTGAACTGAAAAAGATTGGCAACACCATAATATCACAACTATCACCGGGGAGCCCGATATCTGATGATTTGCATAGTATTCATACTCGTCTCCGAGAGCTGTTTGCTGGTACGAGGATCCTGGTCATTTTGGATGACCTGTGGGAGAACAAGACTTCTCACCTACACGAATTGAAGGCTATGCTGAAGCAAGGTGATGGGAGCAAGGTGCTGGTTGTGGTTACCACACGTGAAAAAAGCATTGCACAAGAAATTGGTACTGTTGATCTATTCGAATTACCTCCCTTGTCAGATCAAATGTGTTGGGATATACTAAAAGTGAAAAGTATGTTTGAAGCAAGGCAAGACAAAGAGCGCTTGAAGCCTATTGGGGAGGAAATTGCGAGAAAGTGTGGAGGAGTGGCTTTAGCTGCTCAATCACTTGGACACATGTTAAAATCCAAGACATATGATGTATGGGATTCCATCAGATCCAACCATATCTGGAATCTAGCTACGTCCAAAGAAACGTCGTCTACACATGAAGTGCTTGCATCCTTGTTGTTAAGCTACAACTTCATGCATCCACACTTGAAGTTATGCTTTGCTTATTGTGCAATCTATCCAAAAGGCCACAACATGAATACTTATGATCTAATCCATCAATGGATTGCTCTTGGATTCGTGGAGCCATCTAGTACATTCTCTACCTGGCAGCTCGGTGAGAGTTATATTATGAAGCTTCTAGAGATGTCATTTCTTCAACATTCAAAG ATTGACACTGGATATTTGAAACGAGGAACAGATGGTACGCTGGTCATCATGCATGACTTGGTGCATGACCTCGCAAGATCGGTTATGGCTGATGAATATAACTTGGAGGGCTCCAACTGCCGCTATGCATGGCTGGCAGATTGTAGGGAGCCATTGAAGTCATCAACAAATTCACCTACAAAGATAAGGGCACTGCATTTTGCAGACAATCTTTGGGTCAGAGTTTTGAATAGTGATGCATTTTCACCAGCTAAGCACGTCCGTGTCTTAGATTTATGTGCAGGCGAGATGCATGAAATgacagattctattggtcaactgAAGCAGTTGAGGTATCTTAGCTTTTCATGTGGTGAGGTTCCAATTAATCCCAAAGTTATCGGTATGCTGTCGAAGTTGAATTATCTTAGAATCTATTCCAGGGGTCTCAGAATATTGCCAGAGTCGATTGGTGAAATAAAAGGTCTGATGCATCTTGACTTATCAGGTTGTAGCAACTTAAAAGAACTCCCATTGTCACTTGTGAAGATCAGGGAGTTGTTGTATCTAGATTTATCAGGTTGTGTTGGTGTTTCAGGAATACCCAAAGCTTTGGGTGGCCTAACCAAACTCCAACATTTGAGTTTATTAGCATGTAAAAATCTCAGAGGGCTGCCAGATGCCATCCCCAATCTCACTGAACTCCGATATTTGAATCTATCAAGGTGCTTGTTTTTTATGTTTGACAAATCAGGGAATCAAGCTGAGAGTTTCATTGACCGTATATGCACCCTTCCCAATATGAAGCAGCTGGATTTGTCTTGTAATCAGTATCCTCTTATGATACCAGATAGTGCAAGCCACCTGACCAAGCTGGTGCTCGATGAGTGCTACCAAATTCTTAGGCTTCCAGAGTGTGTAGAGAACATTCATTTTGGTGTCTCCGGGAGGAACTTCTCTGTGTACGCAGGTGACATTAGCAGTAATATCCATATACTTGAGCATGCAAGTGTTGCTGAGCTAAGCATCTCACGGCTTGAAAATGTAAAGTCCCCAGAAGAGGCACACAGTGTAAATCTGAGTGAGAAACACACCATCCGAGATTTAACGTTGTTGTGGACCAACGGTGCAAATAGATCTGTGGATGACATGAAGTTGCTGACGGAGCTAGTGCCACCAACCACTTTGAAGACATTTAAAATAGGGGGTTACTGCAGTGTTGGCTTTCCAGGCTGGCTAATGAATATTAGCAACCATCTCCCTAATCTTGTCAAGCTGACGATGCAGGATTTGCCAAACTGCAAGAGCCTACCGCCCTTTGGCCAACTACCCAACCTCCGAGAGATTAGTCTCAACGGTATGAAAAGCCTGGAAGAATGGGACACATCATACTTGAGTGATGAGAAGAGTGTGAATGAGCTTAAAGAATTGTGCATATATGATTGCCCCAAGTTGAGGATAAGACCACACCTTCCAAGAGCAACATCCTGGTTTATAAGGAATAGCGATATTGTGCTCCTACCTCAGCGGGAGAGCATGCCACATATTGATTGCCTGACAGTGACAGCTGGAGACAGCAACATGCCTCTGCATAAGTGGGGTTTTCTTCACCACCTACTCTCACTCCGGTATTTAAGAATTGAGGGTTGCAGTGATTTGACGATCTCACCAGAGATATCCGGGGCCCTCCACTCCCTCAAATCACTTGTAATACATGAGTGCAGCCATGCAAAACTAGAGGGATTGTTCGGCGAGCTCATATCTCTTCAGGAACTATCAATATGGGACTACAAGAAGCTAGAGGAATTGCCCA AATGGTTAGGAGAACTTGCATTGCTCAAGAAACTCAAAATCGAATCCTGCCGTGCCATCATGACTCTGCCAGAGAGCATACAAGAGCTCGCAAACCTCCATGAATTGGAAATACGGGGATGCAGCCCTGGGTTAATGACGTGGTGTTATGCAGAGGAGAACCGGAGAAAGCTTGCTCACATAAAACATAAG GCATCTAGGGTGGCATTTGAATGGCGTGGATTCAGTGTTTGA